From Enterococcus wangshanyuanii, the proteins below share one genomic window:
- the cls gene encoding cardiolipin synthase: MNQTIRQFGVLLAVLIIGIGILFLLFPQVMLVFLMFFEIIAIILSIYILFKRTDVTSIKVAWILTLYCLPIVGIFLYLFFGRSQLKSTAIQKKEQQYLHEYVQTLQTNYTSPTSMLKIKNERLTEKRVLGGNRFDILTDGEATFDAIFTAIEEAKEHIHLFYFIIKEDELAEKLKKSLIKKAGEGVQVRFAVDGLGSLKLSDAYLNALREANVEVCIFNPIRTFYHLFRANWRNHRKVIVIDGRIGFTGGLNIGNEYLGLTEKFSSWRDTHIRLQGPVVTQLQETFLYDWLYMKNKIGSASEFLSKQYFPNERAGNDEGQVIYGGPYDQERMIRDVFFNMIDSATAKISIASPYFVPDDEMLALLRRVARNGIEVEILIPGKGDRKLSYYGNDFYLETLISAGIKVYKYDNTAFLHCKVMIIDEKIATVGSTNFDIRSFDINHEVSVILYNGKGVKKLAEDYRRDVQKATEITDVDLAERSRWKKIKGRVCGLFAPLL, translated from the coding sequence ATGAATCAAACGATACGGCAATTTGGTGTTTTATTAGCAGTACTGATTATTGGAATAGGAATACTGTTTCTTCTTTTTCCTCAAGTGATGCTTGTTTTTCTTATGTTTTTTGAAATTATTGCTATTATATTGAGTATTTATATTTTATTTAAACGGACAGATGTGACGAGTATTAAGGTTGCTTGGATACTTACACTGTATTGCCTACCGATAGTTGGTATATTTTTGTATCTTTTTTTTGGTCGAAGCCAGTTGAAAAGCACAGCGATCCAAAAAAAAGAACAGCAATATCTACATGAATATGTTCAAACCCTTCAGACAAATTATACTAGTCCGACAAGCATGCTAAAGATCAAAAATGAACGCTTAACTGAGAAGAGAGTGCTCGGAGGCAATCGTTTTGATATCCTAACAGATGGTGAGGCGACATTTGATGCCATTTTTACCGCTATCGAAGAAGCAAAAGAGCATATCCATTTGTTTTATTTCATCATCAAAGAAGATGAGTTGGCTGAAAAATTGAAGAAATCTTTGATCAAAAAAGCCGGTGAAGGTGTACAGGTTCGTTTTGCGGTGGATGGCTTAGGGTCGTTGAAATTGTCTGATGCCTATTTAAACGCATTACGAGAAGCGAACGTAGAGGTATGTATTTTTAATCCGATCCGTACCTTCTATCACCTATTTAGAGCCAATTGGCGCAATCACCGGAAAGTGATCGTGATCGATGGACGGATAGGTTTCACTGGTGGCTTGAATATTGGAAATGAATACTTAGGTCTGACTGAAAAATTTTCATCTTGGCGAGATACACATATAAGGCTACAAGGGCCAGTAGTCACACAACTACAGGAAACGTTTCTTTATGACTGGCTGTATATGAAAAATAAAATTGGGAGTGCCAGTGAATTTTTATCTAAACAGTATTTTCCAAACGAGAGAGCGGGTAATGATGAGGGTCAGGTGATTTATGGTGGACCTTATGATCAGGAACGGATGATCCGTGATGTATTTTTTAATATGATCGACTCAGCAACCGCTAAGATATCGATTGCCAGTCCGTATTTTGTTCCAGATGATGAGATGCTGGCTTTGTTAAGAAGAGTTGCCCGGAATGGGATCGAGGTAGAAATCTTGATTCCGGGAAAAGGAGACCGGAAGCTTTCGTATTATGGAAATGATTTTTATTTAGAAACATTGATCAGTGCAGGGATCAAGGTATATAAGTATGACAATACAGCCTTTTTACATTGTAAAGTGATGATTATCGATGAAAAGATCGCGACTGTTGGTTCTACGAATTTTGATATTCGCAGCTTTGATATCAATCATGAGGTTTCTGTTATTTTATACAATGGAAAAGGGGTAAAAAAATTGGCAGAGGATTATCGGAGGGATGTGCAGAAAGCTACTGAGATCACTGACGTAGATCTTGCTGAAAGAAGCCGCTGGAAAAAAATCAAAGGCAGAGTCTGCGGTCTTTTTGCACCGCTTTTATAA
- a CDS encoding ROK family protein, which yields MNLLAFDIGGSSVKYGLWKNEKLTEQDSFPLPKDWTEMKQTFKQIFDQKNQAGTLSGVAFSAPGVVDDKKGEIRGVSAVPYIHHFPISEELETLFGVPVSMENDANCAALAEVWQGAAKDTADSIFFVIGTGIGGAVIIDRKLFKGRNLFGGEFGYMALNESSSLSELGSSVKIVKKYNLINGTQIDGKELFERAEKEDPLAVQLVEQFYAAIARGIYNLLVCFDSGRVVLGGGVSKNEQLLPNIQRHLTRILLEHAVTDMDYELVTCEFGNDANLIGAVYHFMENNA from the coding sequence ATGAATCTATTAGCTTTTGATATTGGGGGAAGTTCAGTTAAATACGGACTGTGGAAAAATGAAAAGCTCACCGAACAGGATAGTTTCCCTTTACCTAAAGACTGGACTGAAATGAAACAGACCTTCAAACAAATTTTTGACCAAAAAAACCAAGCAGGAACTCTTTCAGGCGTCGCTTTCAGTGCACCTGGTGTCGTTGATGATAAAAAGGGTGAAATTCGTGGAGTGAGCGCCGTACCATACATTCATCATTTTCCAATTAGTGAAGAGTTAGAAACGTTATTTGGAGTACCCGTTTCAATGGAAAATGACGCTAATTGTGCCGCATTAGCGGAAGTATGGCAGGGAGCGGCTAAGGATACGGCTGATTCGATTTTCTTTGTGATCGGCACAGGAATTGGTGGAGCAGTGATCATTGATCGAAAACTGTTTAAAGGCAGAAATCTATTTGGCGGCGAATTTGGCTATATGGCGCTGAATGAATCTTCTTCATTAAGTGAGTTAGGCAGCTCAGTGAAAATCGTCAAAAAGTACAATTTGATCAATGGCACCCAAATAGATGGTAAAGAGCTATTTGAGCGGGCGGAAAAAGAAGATCCATTAGCCGTCCAATTAGTCGAGCAGTTTTATGCAGCGATCGCAAGAGGCATCTATAATCTACTAGTTTGCTTTGACTCGGGAAGGGTCGTCTTAGGCGGCGGAGTCTCTAAAAATGAACAGCTACTGCCGAATATCCAAAGACATTTAACGCGTATTTTATTGGAACATGCAGTGACAGATATGGACTACGAGTTGGTTACTTGTGAATTTGGGAATGATGCAAATTTGATTGGTGCGGTCTATCATTTTATGGAAAATAATGCGTAG
- a CDS encoding ArgE/DapE family deacylase yields MNNQEALQLLKEVVQIKSILGEEKQVADKLEALFNSYGIPCEQVTYSDGRSQLVATLKGTAPGPVLGFSGHMDVVPVGEIPWDEDPFAAVEKDGLLYGRGTCDMKSGLIAAVVAMIRLKEAGSPFKGSIKLLATVGEETSAIGSGQLVDEGYADDLDALVIGEPTNVEIGVAHKGALWPRITTYGKTAHGSMPDQGVNAIEHMLLVLNAFKETFDFSKSVDELVGASTSSLDIINGGNGTNVVPDKCTVEIDIRTIKAQNHAELKQQFNDMLAKLTETVPGFKAEIEFINDLPSMRTELDDPFTVLTQKVVSEVTGQTAKTFGMTGYTDGSQFGRVNKDFPILILGPGETKYAHQPNEFVNIDDFYQMITINESIAKEYLK; encoded by the coding sequence ATGAACAATCAAGAAGCATTACAATTATTAAAAGAAGTCGTTCAAATCAAAAGTATTTTAGGGGAAGAAAAACAAGTAGCTGACAAGCTTGAAGCGCTATTCAACTCCTATGGTATTCCTTGTGAGCAAGTGACTTACAGTGACGGACGAAGTCAGTTGGTCGCTACGTTGAAAGGCACTGCACCTGGCCCTGTTTTAGGCTTTTCTGGTCATATGGATGTCGTACCTGTCGGGGAAATTCCTTGGGATGAAGATCCATTTGCGGCAGTTGAAAAAGATGGCTTACTTTACGGCCGAGGCACTTGCGATATGAAATCAGGTCTGATAGCAGCTGTTGTGGCTATGATCCGTTTAAAAGAAGCAGGCAGTCCGTTTAAAGGAAGTATCAAACTATTAGCGACTGTCGGGGAAGAAACGAGTGCGATCGGATCAGGACAATTAGTCGATGAAGGCTATGCTGACGATCTTGACGCCTTAGTCATTGGTGAACCAACAAATGTAGAAATCGGTGTGGCCCATAAAGGTGCTTTATGGCCTCGAATCACAACTTATGGAAAAACAGCGCACGGTTCTATGCCTGATCAAGGTGTCAACGCAATCGAACATATGCTTTTAGTATTAAATGCATTCAAAGAAACCTTTGACTTCTCTAAATCTGTCGATGAATTGGTGGGCGCATCTACTTCTAGTCTGGATATTATCAACGGTGGCAACGGCACTAATGTTGTTCCCGATAAATGTACAGTAGAAATCGATATCCGCACGATCAAAGCGCAAAATCACGCTGAGCTAAAACAACAATTTAACGATATGCTGGCAAAACTGACTGAAACCGTTCCAGGATTTAAAGCAGAAATCGAGTTCATTAACGATTTACCGTCAATGAGAACAGAGCTTGACGATCCATTTACAGTTTTAACACAAAAAGTTGTCTCAGAAGTCACTGGTCAAACGGCTAAGACCTTCGGCATGACAGGCTATACTGATGGGTCACAGTTTGGACGCGTGAATAAAGACTTTCCTATCTTGATTTTAGGTCCTGGTGAAACCAAATATGCTCATCAGCCAAATGAATTTGTCAATATCGATGATTTTTATCAAATGATTACGATCAATGAATCGATTGCTAAAGAGTATTTGAAATAA
- a CDS encoding MFS transporter encodes MKATTHTAENATYKGTNKLLVGIVLSVLTYWLFAQSLLNMAPDVQRDLGVSSGILSIGISMTGLFSGIFIVVAGGLADKLGRMKLTYIGLILSVIGSGALVVAHGPGLFIGGRILQGLSAACIMPATMALVKTYYEGKDRQRALSYWSIGSWGGSGFCSFFGGAIASSLGWRYVFVFSIIISIISALLIFGTPESKVETNSNSKFDTVGLLLFIISMVALNIVVSKGSELGWTSPIVLILAVIVIAGLIAFYKVEQAIDNSFVEFSLFENRGYLGATISNFLLNAVAGTLIVINTYVQQGRGLSSAKTGMLSIGYLCLVLITIRIGEKLLQTIGAKKPMLWGTILSGIGVGLMALTMVTGTAYFVLVFIGYSLFGMGLGMYATPSTDTAISSVPNEKAGVASGIYKMASSLGGALGVAISAAVYNGLSASGNYTLGATGGLLTNILFCVLALGSILFIIPKEKRN; translated from the coding sequence ATGAAAGCAACAACACACACAGCAGAAAATGCAACATATAAAGGAACAAATAAATTATTAGTTGGGATCGTTTTGAGCGTATTGACCTATTGGTTATTCGCTCAATCTTTACTCAATATGGCTCCGGATGTTCAACGTGACTTAGGAGTCTCATCTGGTATTTTAAGTATTGGTATTTCTATGACAGGATTATTCTCTGGTATTTTTATCGTCGTTGCTGGCGGCTTAGCTGATAAATTGGGCAGAATGAAACTGACTTATATCGGTCTGATTTTAAGTGTGATCGGATCAGGCGCATTAGTTGTCGCTCACGGTCCTGGTCTATTTATCGGTGGTCGCATTTTACAAGGGTTATCCGCTGCTTGTATCATGCCGGCAACAATGGCTTTAGTAAAAACATATTATGAAGGAAAAGATCGGCAACGGGCATTAAGTTACTGGTCGATCGGCTCTTGGGGCGGTTCAGGTTTTTGTTCTTTCTTCGGCGGAGCGATCGCTAGTTCTTTAGGTTGGCGCTATGTATTTGTTTTTTCAATCATTATTTCTATTATCAGCGCGCTATTGATCTTCGGTACCCCTGAAAGCAAAGTCGAAACAAACAGCAACAGCAAGTTCGATACAGTTGGTTTGCTTCTCTTTATTATCTCAATGGTCGCTTTGAATATCGTCGTTTCTAAAGGCTCTGAATTAGGCTGGACTAGTCCGATCGTCTTGATTTTAGCTGTCATCGTAATAGCTGGATTGATCGCCTTTTATAAAGTTGAACAAGCGATCGACAACAGTTTCGTAGAATTTTCACTCTTTGAAAACCGTGGCTATCTCGGTGCGACGATTTCAAACTTTTTATTAAATGCTGTCGCTGGAACATTGATCGTGATTAATACGTATGTCCAACAAGGACGTGGCCTTTCATCGGCTAAAACAGGAATGCTTTCTATCGGTTACCTTTGTTTAGTGTTGATCACGATCCGTATCGGAGAAAAATTATTGCAAACGATCGGTGCGAAAAAACCGATGCTTTGGGGTACGATTCTTTCTGGTATCGGTGTAGGCTTGATGGCATTGACCATGGTCACAGGTACAGCTTATTTTGTTCTTGTTTTTATCGGCTATAGCTTGTTTGGTATGGGACTTGGTATGTATGCCACACCTTCAACTGATACAGCCATCTCTAGCGTTCCAAATGAAAAAGCAGGTGTAGCATCCGGTATTTACAAAATGGCCAGCTCTTTAGGCGGCGCACTCGGTGTAGCAATTTCTGCCGCTGTTTATAATGGCTTGAGTGCTTCAGGGAATTACACATTAGGTGCCACAGGCGGACTACTTACGAACATCCTGTTCTGTGTATTGGCATTAGGCTCTATTCTTTTTATCATTCCAAAAGAAAAACGTAATTAA
- a CDS encoding M20 family metallopeptidase, producing the protein MDIKTQLFTLLQQKEAEMIKIRRHFHENPELSFHETKTAQYIADFYAGKDCDVKTQIGGGNGLLVDIHGGKKGPVLAIRADFDALPIQEDTGLDFASKTDGVMHACGHDGHTAYMMILADSLIELKDQLPGTIRIIHQPAEEVPPGGAKGMIEAGCLDGVDHVLGIHVMSMMPLGDVLYHKAPVHTGRATFKVVLQGKGGHGSTPQDANDTIVAASQFVTAVQTIVSRRIDPFDTATVTIGSFDGKGSANVIKDSVTLEGDVRIMKEETRGIVEKEFKQILDGICTAFGIQYDLDYANDYPVCVNDEQTTEMVAAALTEAQIPEIKHLVECGPQTPSEDFAYYAKERPSCFFFVGAHKEGTPMYPHHHPKFYIDEDCLLIAAKSMGAAVLHYLSEGV; encoded by the coding sequence ATGGATATTAAAACGCAATTATTTACGTTACTTCAACAAAAAGAAGCTGAAATGATCAAGATTCGCAGACATTTCCACGAAAATCCTGAACTTTCATTTCATGAAACCAAAACAGCACAATATATTGCTGACTTTTACGCTGGCAAAGATTGTGACGTAAAAACCCAGATTGGTGGCGGAAATGGTCTTTTAGTCGATATTCATGGTGGGAAAAAAGGACCTGTTTTGGCGATTCGAGCAGATTTTGATGCTTTGCCGATCCAAGAAGATACAGGTCTGGATTTTGCCTCTAAGACTGATGGCGTGATGCATGCCTGCGGTCACGATGGTCATACCGCTTATATGATGATTCTAGCGGATTCTCTGATCGAGTTGAAAGATCAGCTACCTGGTACGATCCGAATCATTCATCAACCTGCAGAAGAAGTTCCGCCAGGTGGAGCCAAAGGAATGATCGAAGCTGGCTGTTTAGACGGCGTGGATCATGTTTTAGGCATTCATGTCATGAGTATGATGCCTTTAGGAGATGTCCTTTATCACAAAGCTCCTGTTCATACTGGTCGTGCAACCTTCAAAGTTGTTTTGCAGGGAAAAGGCGGACACGGATCTACACCGCAGGATGCAAACGATACGATCGTCGCCGCTTCGCAATTTGTGACAGCTGTCCAAACAATCGTCAGCCGCCGCATCGATCCTTTTGATACAGCCACTGTAACGATCGGTTCATTTGACGGCAAAGGCTCAGCCAATGTCATCAAGGATTCTGTTACGCTTGAAGGCGATGTGCGGATCATGAAGGAAGAAACCCGCGGAATCGTTGAAAAAGAATTCAAACAAATCTTAGACGGCATCTGTACTGCTTTTGGTATTCAGTATGATCTTGACTATGCCAATGATTATCCCGTTTGTGTCAATGATGAACAAACCACTGAAATGGTGGCAGCGGCACTTACAGAAGCACAAATTCCCGAAATCAAACATTTAGTGGAATGCGGCCCGCAAACACCTTCTGAAGACTTTGCTTACTATGCTAAAGAACGTCCAAGTTGTTTCTTTTTTGTTGGTGCGCACAAAGAAGGCACGCCAATGTATCCACATCACCATCCAAAATTTTATATCGATGAAGACTGCTTGCTGATCGCAGCAAAATCAATGGGGGCAGCCGTTTTACATTACTTATCTGAAGGAGTTTAA
- a CDS encoding dihydrolipoyl dehydrogenase family protein has protein sequence MEKFDIIIIGSGPGGMAAAYDLAASGKKIAVVEADLWGGTCPNRGCDPKKVLYGAIEAQDAVQQLEHHVFSTVPKINWRELMAYKETFTQHVPTEQKAGLDSVGIQTIYGQAVFKDEHTITVAQQEYQADSFIIATGQRPAILSIPGKEYFETSTEFLSMEELPETMIFVGGGYISLELANIANSCGAEVHLLHHNDHPLKGFDAELTKELIEQLSARGIHFHLNESAEKIVKQEKKYSVTLTSGGELLVDRVFCAVGRIPNVENLGLEKIGVNYSRKGIIVNDYLQTSVKNIYALGDCLEKSLPKLTPVSSFEGSYLADLIGKNKQEPIEYPTIPTIIFSSPKLAQVGLTNEEKLDAENYEVQKLDLSQWFTYKRINEPLVKATIVTEKATGMLVGASVLGNEADQLINLFTIMINQKLPAEQIDRLIMLYPTVGSDLGYLY, from the coding sequence ATGGAAAAATTTGATATAATCATCATCGGTAGTGGTCCTGGCGGAATGGCAGCTGCGTATGATCTAGCGGCTAGCGGTAAAAAGATTGCTGTTGTTGAAGCTGATCTTTGGGGTGGCACATGTCCTAACCGGGGATGTGATCCAAAGAAAGTATTGTATGGGGCAATAGAAGCGCAAGATGCCGTTCAACAGCTTGAACATCATGTTTTTTCTACCGTGCCTAAAATCAACTGGCGTGAATTGATGGCTTACAAAGAAACCTTTACTCAGCATGTTCCAACTGAACAAAAAGCTGGCTTGGATAGTGTAGGTATTCAAACGATTTACGGACAGGCTGTTTTTAAAGATGAGCACACCATTACTGTGGCACAACAGGAATATCAAGCAGATAGCTTCATCATAGCAACAGGTCAAAGACCAGCTATTCTATCGATTCCCGGCAAGGAATATTTTGAGACAAGTACTGAATTTCTCAGTATGGAGGAATTACCTGAGACAATGATTTTTGTCGGAGGCGGGTATATTTCTTTGGAGTTGGCAAATATCGCGAACAGCTGTGGGGCGGAGGTTCATTTGCTGCATCATAATGATCATCCATTGAAAGGCTTTGATGCAGAGTTGACCAAGGAATTGATCGAACAATTAAGTGCTCGGGGAATTCACTTTCATCTAAATGAATCTGCTGAAAAAATCGTCAAGCAGGAGAAAAAATACAGTGTAACCTTGACAAGTGGCGGAGAATTACTTGTTGATCGTGTCTTTTGTGCGGTCGGAAGAATACCAAATGTAGAGAATTTAGGATTAGAAAAAATTGGAGTAAATTATAGTCGAAAGGGAATTATCGTAAATGACTATTTGCAGACGAGTGTTAAAAATATTTATGCATTAGGAGACTGTTTAGAAAAATCACTCCCTAAATTAACACCCGTTTCAAGTTTTGAAGGCAGTTATTTAGCGGATTTGATTGGAAAAAATAAACAAGAGCCTATTGAGTATCCGACTATACCAACCATTATTTTCAGCTCGCCTAAACTTGCTCAAGTTGGTTTGACAAATGAAGAAAAACTAGATGCTGAAAACTATGAGGTACAAAAGTTAGATCTGTCACAATGGTTTACATATAAACGCATCAATGAGCCGCTGGTTAAAGCTACGATCGTAACCGAAAAAGCGACAGGAATGTTAGTAGGAGCATCTGTTTTAGGCAATGAGGCCGATCAATTGATCAATCTTTTCACTATCATGATCAATCAAAAATTACCAGCAGAACAAATCGATCGATTGATTATGCTCTATCCAACGGTGGGCAGTGATCTAGGGTATTTGTATTAA
- a CDS encoding GNAT family N-acetyltransferase, whose protein sequence is MEINIRCSEMKDLPELTTLMQKYMDLSVLKPTITRTQIEEHIRHLVDSDYLGCQLVAEIDQKIVGFATLYYSFSTMKLQRVLNMNDLFVDSDYRGLAIGKKLIQECILFGEKHNCASMIWETHIDNLGAQKLYDSFGERTDSWVHYEKTLL, encoded by the coding sequence TTGGAAATAAATATTAGATGTTCAGAAATGAAGGATCTTCCAGAATTAACTACATTAATGCAGAAGTATATGGATTTAAGTGTTCTAAAACCAACCATAACTAGAACTCAGATAGAGGAACATATTAGACATCTCGTTGATTCTGATTATTTAGGTTGCCAGTTGGTTGCTGAGATTGATCAAAAAATCGTTGGTTTTGCAACCTTGTATTATTCATTCAGCACAATGAAATTACAGAGAGTCCTCAATATGAATGACCTATTTGTTGATAGTGACTATAGAGGGTTAGCTATTGGTAAAAAACTTATTCAAGAATGTATTCTTTTTGGAGAGAAACATAATTGCGCCAGTATGATTTGGGAAACACATATAGATAACCTTGGTGCTCAAAAACTTTATGACTCCTTCGGAGAAAGAACTGATTCTTGGGTTCATTATGAAAAAACATTATTATAG